The Canis aureus isolate CA01 chromosome 11, VMU_Caureus_v.1.0, whole genome shotgun sequence genome has a segment encoding these proteins:
- the APOF gene encoding apolipoprotein F, producing MCGLRFIMIQVELFFCYLLLHPVDVISHGNWTNIPSSLRSWPPSSDSLSCQTLLPKSLPGFTYMAPLPKFLVGLPLVIALEKAGCQADVWPLQLQLYRQGGVKATQILIRHLQELQQRRSTGRAVSMDALASALQLLAREQPGPERARRSLPINDCEQEQEENVHNVVRLFPVVGTYYNLGTALYYAAQSCSDKAKERGQDGLVDMGYDLLMTLAGWSGGPTGVLISSALKPAVKAGIQQLIQYYYEQEANTALPVISRKALGGTSDVGDLEETTTTVLWY from the coding sequence ATGTGTGGCCTCAGATTCATCATGATACAAGTTGAACTGTTTTTTTGCTACCTCCTGCTGCACCCTGTGGATGTCATTTCACATGGAAACTGGACAAACATTCCCTCATCTTTGAGATCCTGGCCACCTTCCTCAGACTCCTTGTCCTGCCAGACTCTGCTCCCAAAGTCCCTGCCTGGCTTCACCTACATGGCTCCTCTGCCCAAGTTCCTGGTGGGCTTGCCACTGGTGATTGCCCTGGAGAAAGCTGGTTGCCAGGCTGATGTCTGGCCCCTGCAACTTCAGCTGTACCGTCAGGGGGGTGTAAAAGCTACACAGATCCTCATCCGACATCTTCAAGAGCTCCAGCAAAGGAGAAGCACGGGAAGGGCAGTTTCCATGGATGCCCTGGCCTCTGCTCTACAGCTGTTGGCCAGGGAGCAACCAGGCCCAGAAAGGGCTCGACGCTCCCTTCCTATCAATGACtgtgagcaggagcaggaggaaaaTGTGCATAATGTAGTCCGGTTGTTTCCAGTAGTGGGAACCTACTACAATCTGGGCACAGCTTTGTACTACGCTGCTCAGAGCTGTTCAGACAAGGCCAAGGAACGAGGCCAAGATGGGCTCGTAGACATGGGTTATGACCTTCTGATGACCCTTGCTGGATGGTCTGGGGGACCCACAGGAGTACTAATCAGCTCCGCACTTAAACCTGCAGTGAAGGCTGGGATTCAACAGTTGATCCAGTATTACTATGAGCAAGAGGCCAACACGGCTCTGCCAGTGATCAGCAGGAAGGCCTTGGGGGGTACCTCAGATGTGGGTGACCTGGAAGAAACAACTACCACGGTGCTTTGGTATTAG